A region from the Methanofollis liminatans DSM 4140 genome encodes:
- the cfbC gene encoding Ni-sirohydrochlorin a,c-diamide reductive cyclase ATP-dependent reductase subunit: MKQIALYGKGGIGKSTTSANLSAALGETGLDILQIGCDPKHDSTRMLMHGAWIPTVLDLVRERGDAAIATDDVVFNGYAGVRCVEAGGPEPGIGCAGRGIIATFQLLERLGALNGDVIVYDVLGDVVCGGFAMPMREGYAEEVYLITSGELMSLYAANNIAKAIARLAKRSRQTCALAGVICNSKNMEGEEDLVREFAARINSAMVAYIPRSRTVTLAELNRQTVMEYAPESEQAGVYRRLAEDIMKNTRTSIPTPLEIDELEELARRFAQV; encoded by the coding sequence ATGAAACAGATCGCCCTCTACGGGAAGGGCGGGATTGGCAAGTCCACCACCTCCGCGAACCTCTCCGCTGCTCTGGGTGAGACCGGACTCGACATCCTGCAGATCGGCTGCGACCCCAAGCACGATTCTACGCGGATGCTGATGCACGGTGCCTGGATACCAACCGTTCTCGACCTGGTCAGGGAGCGGGGAGACGCTGCGATCGCCACCGACGACGTCGTTTTTAATGGGTATGCCGGTGTCCGTTGTGTCGAAGCCGGCGGCCCTGAACCGGGTATCGGCTGTGCGGGCCGGGGGATCATCGCCACCTTCCAGCTCCTCGAACGTCTCGGTGCGCTGAACGGCGACGTGATCGTGTACGATGTCCTCGGCGACGTCGTCTGCGGGGGGTTTGCTATGCCGATGCGCGAGGGGTATGCAGAGGAGGTGTACCTGATCACCTCGGGTGAGTTGATGTCCCTGTATGCGGCGAACAACATCGCAAAGGCGATCGCCAGGCTCGCAAAGCGGTCGAGGCAAACCTGCGCCCTCGCCGGCGTGATCTGCAACTCAAAGAACATGGAAGGGGAGGAAGACCTCGTCAGGGAGTTTGCGGCCCGGATCAACTCCGCGATGGTGGCCTATATCCCGCGGTCCCGCACCGTGACCCTCGCCGAGCTGAACCGGCAGACGGTGATGGAATACGCCCCTGAATCTGAGCAGGCAGGCGTGTACCGTCGCCTTGCCGAAGATATCATGAAGAATACGCGGACGTCGATACCGACACCCCTTGAAATTGATGAACTCGAAGAACTCGCCCGCAG
- a CDS encoding TrkH family potassium uptake protein, whose protein sequence is MDRLEYFSIIAPDIGQIFRFMAVVTSLPLAVTVIYGEWEMFVPMALVPLIFLLVGSLLVRVPHPAREARLSIALTAVALIWFSSALIGSVPFIVGLQMPVTDAIFEAMSGWTDTGLTLLPDVDQTPKTLLFWRSFMQWLGGIGIVAFTVALASRSGLIQRGLYRSEGRSEAFMPSVVGTGMAMWRIYIIITLASIGLVLLSGVPLWDAVNLALTAIATGGFSVHSAGIPYYQNHLLELLLVPVMLAGAMPFKLYYLMYSHRKVSFFGDRQAVALLAFTLIGFLVLTADFIFLMGHDLFTALREGIFMATAGITSTGFQNTSLHVWPAVTTLFLVMFMFIGGSSGSTAGGLKISKVILGLEGLAWWFRRIFVSGKAIVPFRHEGRTVQKNIAEIEVSKNMLVIILYFVSVFFCTIAILHFEAQTTVDSSKVIFEVVSAFCNNGISTGFVNPDMSFGSKWAFIFLMWFGRLEIVPVLVLFMGLIKGFD, encoded by the coding sequence ATGGACCGGCTTGAGTATTTCTCGATTATCGCTCCTGATATCGGGCAGATATTTCGGTTCATGGCGGTGGTCACTTCTCTCCCCCTCGCCGTCACCGTCATCTACGGTGAGTGGGAGATGTTCGTGCCGATGGCGCTCGTACCCCTGATCTTCCTGCTCGTCGGCAGTCTTCTCGTGCGGGTGCCGCATCCGGCCCGTGAGGCCCGCCTTTCCATCGCCCTGACGGCGGTGGCGCTCATCTGGTTCTCGTCCGCCCTCATCGGTTCGGTGCCGTTCATCGTCGGCCTTCAGATGCCGGTGACCGACGCGATCTTCGAGGCGATGTCGGGATGGACCGATACCGGCCTCACCCTCCTCCCTGATGTGGACCAGACGCCAAAGACCCTGCTCTTCTGGCGCTCGTTCATGCAGTGGCTTGGCGGTATCGGGATCGTTGCATTCACCGTTGCCCTCGCCAGCCGCTCCGGCCTGATCCAGCGCGGTCTCTACCGCTCTGAAGGACGCTCTGAAGCCTTCATGCCGAGCGTCGTCGGCACCGGCATGGCGATGTGGCGGATCTATATCATCATCACCCTCGCCTCCATCGGGCTTGTCCTCCTCTCCGGGGTGCCGCTCTGGGACGCCGTGAACCTCGCCCTCACGGCGATCGCCACCGGCGGTTTCTCTGTCCACTCCGCGGGGATCCCGTATTATCAGAACCATCTTCTCGAACTCCTCCTCGTCCCGGTGATGCTCGCGGGCGCCATGCCCTTCAAGCTCTATTACCTGATGTACTCTCACCGGAAGGTCAGCTTCTTCGGGGACCGCCAGGCCGTCGCTCTTCTTGCTTTTACCCTCATCGGGTTTCTCGTCCTCACCGCCGACTTCATCTTCCTGATGGGACATGATCTCTTCACCGCCCTGCGCGAGGGGATCTTCATGGCGACGGCAGGGATCACGAGCACCGGTTTCCAGAACACCTCCCTGCATGTCTGGCCGGCGGTGACCACCCTCTTTCTTGTCATGTTCATGTTCATCGGGGGATCGTCGGGTTCGACGGCCGGCGGCCTGAAGATCTCGAAGGTGATCCTGGGGCTGGAGGGGCTTGCCTGGTGGTTCAGGCGGATCTTCGTATCAGGAAAGGCGATCGTCCCCTTCAGGCATGAGGGGAGAACGGTGCAGAAGAACATCGCCGAGATCGAGGTCTCAAAGAATATGCTCGTTATCATCCTCTATTTTGTCAGCGTCTTCTTCTGCACCATCGCCATCCTCCACTTCGAGGCCCAGACGACCGTCGACTCCTCGAAGGTGATCTTCGAGGTCGTTTCGGCGTTCTGCAACAACGGGATTTCAACGGGTTTTGTCAATCCTGACATGAGCTTCGGCTCGAAATGGGCGTTTATCTTTCTGATGTGGTTCGGAAGGCTGGAGATCGTCCCGGTCCTCGTCCTGTTTATGGGCCTGATCAAGGGTTTTGACTGA
- a CDS encoding phosphoribulokinase, translated as MDTPVFRDLISGSNSVFVIGVAGDSGSGKTTFTRAIREIVGADLVATITLDDYHRYDRKERKDLGITPLVPEANNLDLLADHIRALKSGNTVMKPVYNHSDGTFDPPIPFRPARVLILEGLHTLFTPELRSLLDFSLFVDPDPAVKTLWKIRRDMQRRGYSRAEVLAEMEERKPDYERYIAPQRAYADAVIRIACSGYGEEASEERNVYRVTILQKKLLQQMVEIGLSIDLGEIFRLCERPFLLEFGLSSLDGRELSALVLDGELAASAIRRLARTIGRETRSEAVNLFADRQYVTAGEIAELILAWRILNRWHVLEAARSAHAKG; from the coding sequence TCTTCAGGGATCTGATCTCCGGGTCCAATTCGGTCTTTGTGATCGGTGTCGCAGGAGACAGTGGATCGGGCAAAACAACCTTTACCAGAGCAATACGGGAGATCGTCGGCGCCGACCTCGTCGCCACCATCACCCTCGACGACTATCACCGCTACGATCGAAAGGAGCGGAAAGACCTGGGGATCACGCCGCTCGTCCCTGAGGCAAATAACCTCGACCTGCTTGCCGATCATATCCGCGCCCTGAAAAGCGGCAATACGGTTATGAAGCCGGTGTATAATCATTCAGATGGAACGTTTGATCCCCCGATCCCGTTCAGGCCGGCGCGTGTGCTCATTCTCGAGGGGCTGCACACGCTCTTTACGCCTGAACTCCGCTCGCTCCTGGATTTCTCACTCTTTGTGGATCCCGACCCTGCCGTCAAGACTCTCTGGAAGATACGGCGGGACATGCAACGGCGCGGCTACAGCCGTGCCGAGGTGCTGGCCGAGATGGAGGAGCGAAAACCCGATTATGAGCGATATATCGCCCCGCAACGTGCGTATGCCGATGCGGTGATCCGGATCGCGTGCTCGGGCTACGGCGAGGAGGCGAGCGAGGAGCGGAATGTCTACCGGGTCACCATCCTCCAGAAAAAGCTTCTGCAGCAGATGGTGGAGATCGGCCTCTCCATCGATCTCGGCGAGATCTTCAGGCTCTGCGAACGCCCATTCCTGCTGGAGTTCGGGTTATCGTCCCTGGACGGGAGGGAACTGAGTGCTCTCGTTCTTGACGGAGAACTGGCCGCTTCGGCGATCCGGCGACTTGCCCGCACCATCGGCCGTGAAACCCGATCGGAGGCCGTGAACCTCTTCGCCGATCGGCAGTATGTGACTGCCGGGGAGATCGCCGAGTTGATCCTGGCCTGGCGGATCCTCAACCGCTGGCATGTGCTGGAGGCGGCGAGGTCGGCGCACGCAAAAGGATAA